Part of the Candidatus Delongbacteria bacterium genome, GGCTCGCGTTCTGCCCGTCGGGCGTTCGTGAGACATGGTTTCCAAGGCGCTCAGACCCGCAGATCCACGGTGTCGTTCTCGGCGGCTTCGGGGTGGGCGTCCAGCAGGGGCTGCACCTCGGCGGCCAGGAACTCGCGTACCTGGTTGCCCGCGCGTCCCGTGAAGGCCCGCGGGTTCATCATCACGGTCAGGTCGGTCAGACTGAAGGGAATGTTGGGGTCGTTGGCCAGCCGTTCCAGCAGGTCGTTGTCGCCGCCTTCCTCCTTCACCCGGCGTGCGGTGGCCATGGAATGGCGGCGGATCACCTCGTGCAGGCGCTGGCGGTCGCCGCCGCGCTTGACCGACTCCATCAGCACGGTCTCGGTGGCCATGAAGGGCAGCTCGGCCATCAGGTGTTTCTGGATCACGCCCGTGTACACCACCAGCCCGTCGAAGAGGTTCTGGAAGATCAGCAGGATCGCGTCGGCGGCCAGGAAGCCCTCGGGAATCGCGATGCGCTTCTGGGCGCTGTCGTCCAGGGTGCGCTCGAACCACTGGGTGGCGGCGGTGGCGCCCAGCCCGGCGGGCAGCGCCATCATGAACTTGGCCAGGCTGCTGATCCGCTCGCTGCGCATGGGATTGCGCTTGTAGGCCATGGCGCTGCTGCCGATCTGGTGTTTCTCGAAGGGCTCCTCGATCTCCTTCAGGTGCTGCAGCAGACGCAGGTCGTTGGTGATGCGGTGGGCGCTGCGGCCCAGCCCGGCCAGCCAGTCCATGATGCGCGCGTCCTCCTTGCGCGGGTAGGTCTGTCCCGTGACACGCCAGAGCCGCTCGAAGCCCATCTTGCGTGCGACACGCTCGTCCAGCTGGCGCACCTTCTCCTCGTTGCCCTCGAAAAGGGTCAGGAAGCTGGCCTGGGTGCCCGTGGTGCCCTTGACGCCGCGGAAGCGCAGGCAGGCCAGACGCTGCTCCAGGTCTTCGTGATCCATCATCAGGTCCTGCAGCCAGAGGCTGGCGCGTTTGCCCACCGTGGTGGGCTGGGCGGGCTGGGCGTGGGTGTAGCCGAGAGTGGGTGTGTCGGCCCAGGTGGCGCAGAAGGCAGCCAGCCGCCGGATCACACCCAGCAGACGGCGCTGGAGCAGCAGCAGTCCTTCGCGCATCTGCAGCAGGTCGGTATTGTCGCCCACGAAACAGCTGGTGGCCCCCAGGTGGATGATGCCCGCGGCCTCGGGGCATTGCAGGCCCCAGGCGTGCACGTGGGACATCACATCGTGGCGCGTCTCGCGCTCGCGGGCTTCGGCCACCTCGTAGTTGATCTCGTCGGCGGTGGCGCGCATGGCCTCCAGCTGGGACGTGCTGATCTCCAGACCCAGTTCCTGTTCGGACTCGGCCAGAGCGATCCAGAGCTTGCGCCAGGTGCGGAACTTGGTGTCGGGGCTGAAGATGCGGCTCATCTCCGCACTGGAGTAGCGGGCGGTCAGCGGGTTTTCGAAGCGATCGCGCGGAGAATTCATGGGGCGGGTCCCGGATTGTGTGAATGACCGCCCAAGATAGTCATGCGTTCCGGTTGGCGCTCCCCGGCTCCGGGGGGAGTTCCCTGTCATTTTCTCGTGCGCCGGAATGGATTCGCGGGGGGCGTCTGTCGATAAATGCACTGGCAGGTACTGTGATCTCCCCTTGCGAGGAACCCCATGAAGCATACCATCCTGGCTCCCGACCTACGAAACCGGGAAGCACTGGAATCCTTGTTGGTCGAACATGAAGCGCTGGGATACAGCGTGGTGGGCATGGGCAACATCTCGGGCGAGCGGCTGTTCATGTTCAAGGACGGCAAGCAGTGGAGCCATCAGGTGGTGGCGGTCACCGGGCGCAAGGACGACACCCTGAAGAAGATCCTGCTCCAGCGCGAGCATGAAGGCTGGATGGTCTGCGCCATCGGAGCCTGCGGCGAAGCCACGGTGATGATTTTGAAGCGCCCCGCCCCCAGCGAACCCAATTGATCCCACCCGACCTTGATTGAAGAAGAACCCCGACGCCCTCCGCCGGGGTTTTTCGTGAGACAGCCATTGACGGCCTGCCCAATCCGGGGCGCATTCCTACCTTGGCCCCGTGTTCCCGCAACGGACCTTAGACCCCCTGAGGAGGATTTCATGTTCGAGATCATTGATGTACACGCACGCGAGGTACTCGACTCCCGCGGCAATCCCACCATCGAAGTGGAAGTTCAGCTTTCCGGTGGCGCATTCGGCAGCACCATCGTGCCCAGCGGAGCCTCGACGGGCGCCTACGAAGCCATGGAACTGCGCGACGGCAATGCCAAGCGCTATGGTGGCAAAGGTGTCAGCAAGGCGGTCTACAACGTCAACGAGCTGATCGCTCCCGCCGTGCTGGGCATGGACGCCAGCAGCCAGGTGGAACTGGATCATGCCCTGATCGCCCTGGACGGCACGGCCAACAAGAAGAAACTGGGCGCCAACGCCCTGCTGGGAGTGTCGCTGGCCAGCGCGCGCGCCGCGGCCGACGCCGCCGAGCTGCCGCTGTACCAGTATCTGGGCGGCGTGCACGCCCACGTGCTGCCCGTGCCGATGATGAATGTGCTCAACGGCGGTGCCCACAGCGACAACAACGTGGACATCCAGGAATACATGATCATTCCGCGCGGGGCCAGCAGCTTCTCCGAAGCCCTGCGCATGGGGGCCGAAACCTTCCACTCGCTGAAGAAGGTGCTGCAGAAGAAGGGCTATGGCACAGCCGTGGGCGACGAGGGCGGGTATGCCCCCAGCCTGGGCAGCAACACCGAGCCGCTGGACCTGATCGTGGCCGCCATCGAGGGCGCGGGTTACGAGCCGGGCAAGGACATCTTCCTGGCTCTGGACTGCGCCGCCAGCGAGTTCTACAACAAGCGCAAGAAGCGCTATGTGCTGGCCGGCGAGAACAAGGAATACACCTCCGAGCAGCTGGTCGAGTTCTACGCCAAACTGGCGAAGAAGTACCCGATCCTGAGCATTGAAGACGGCATGGACGAGAGCGACTGGACCGGCTGGAAGCTGCTGACCGACGCTCTGGGCAGCAGGATGCAGCTGGTGGGCGACGACCTCTTCGTCACCAATGTCACGCGCCTGCAGATGGGCCTGGACAAGGGCGTGGCCAATTCCCTGCTGGTGAAGGTCAACCAGATCGGGACCCTCACCGAAACCCTGGACGCCATGAGCCTGGCCATGCGCAACCGTTACACCTGCGTGGTCAGCCACCGCAGCGGCGAGAGCGAAGACACCACCATCGCCGACCTGGTGGTGGCCACCAACGCGGGCCAGATCAAGACCGGCTCGCTGAGCCGCACCGATCGCATCGCCAAGTACAACCAGTTGCTGCGCATCGAAGAAGCCCTCGGCAACGCCGCCGTGTATTACGGCTCCATCTGGCGCTAGGGCGGCATTCAAGGATTCGATTGATCGCGCCGGCGCGCAACCTGCTGCGCGCCGGCCATCGCTTCAAAGGCCGCTGTGAACGTTCTCTCGCCCAAATACCGCTGGATGCTGCTTGCTGCCGTGCCACTGCTGGCCTGGCTGCTGCTGTTTGACGGAGGATTCCTGGAACAGCGCGGGTATCACGCCAGACTGGATTCGCTGCAGGGGCTCAAGCTCCAGCTGGAAGGCGAGAATGAGCGCATCTCGGGCGAGATCAATGCCCTGCGCCGCAAGGACCCCCGTCTGCTGGAGGAAGAGGCCCGCAAGATCGGCATGGTGCGTCCCGGCGACGAGGTCTACTATCTGGTGACCGACGAGGATACCACACGCCTCAACGATCAGCGACGCGGCGAGCCGATTCCCGGTCCCGACCAATCCGGATCCTCCACGGACCCTCCCGCGGAGCCGAGGTGAGCTGCCGGTTCGCACCTCGCTGCCGTCCGCTCCGGTCATGAGAGGGAAGGCGATACTGCCTCTGCTGTTGCTGCTGGCTTCTCCCGCGCTGGCCCGCATTCCGGGCCTGGGAGCCCGACTGGAGCGCGGGCTCGAGTATCACACCATTACCCTCGATTCCCGCCTGGAACAGCCTTTCTGGGCCGACACCCTGCGTCTGCAACTGCAACTGGATGTCCGTCAGGGATTTCGCCAATACAACAAGGAAAGCGCGCGCCTGCAGCAGAGTCTGGTGCTGGGCTGGGAACGTCCGGCCGGGGACTGGAGCTGGTTGCTGGAAGGACGCAACAGCGCCTTCTCGGAGACTTTCCAGGGCGACCGCGAACGGCGCCGTACTCTCCAGGGTGATCTGGCGGCCGGCCTGGCCCATCGCTGGCCGCTGGCCCGGGTGAAAGCCCTGGCCGGTGTCGGTGGCGATGCCCGGCGGGAAAGCACCGAAGGCGGCCCCCTGTTCCGGTTCTCGGGCGAGAGCCGTGGTGAGGAAGGTCCCTTCAACTGGGCCGGGCAGAGTTCGGGGCGACTGGAAAATCTGGACCGTCGGCGCAACCGCGGAGCCGATCTCTCGCTGGACGCCCACTACGGAGCCAGCCCCATCGCGCGGGACGACGCCCGGCTGGCCCTGCAGTACCAGCGCGAGGATCTGTACCTGGACACGGAGTCCCGCCAGCTGGAACGGCGCACCGAGGTATCCACCACTTTCGGCAACACCCTGCTGAGCCGCCCCGTGGACTGGAGCGAATCCCGACTGGAAACCAATGTCTGGCGCCTGCGCCAGGATCGTCTGCCCTGGGAAACCCCGGCCGAGGTCACCGCGGCGCTCAGCCAGCCCACTCGCGAAAGTCGCCACGAGGATCTTGGTTTCGAGGCGCGCTTCAGCCAGCGCGCCTGGTGGGGACCCTGGGAAGGACGCTTGGGCTTCGCACTGCGCCGCCAGCGCCAGGACAGCCGCTATCGCTCCCCGGGCGAGGCTCTGCAGACCACCCTGAGCCGCATTCTGTCCAATCGAGTGGACAGTGGAGTGAGCTGGCAGCAGGGGGCCGACAGTCTGGGGGTGGGCGCCAGCCTGGAACTGCGCCGCCGCGACACGGACCAGCAACGCGGCGAACAGGTCCGCGATGCCGATTACACCGATCGCCTGGCCCTGGATCTGCTCTCCGGGTGGCGTCACGAGCTGGGGCCCTGGGCCCGGATCTGGCTCTCCGCAGGTCTGGCCCGCATGGGCGAACAGCATCTGCAGGCCAGTCGCAGCTCGGCCAACCACGAGAACCGGCGCTGGCTGCTGGAGTTTCGGCACCAACTGGCTCCTCAGGGGGCCTGGCGCCTCGAGGGCAGCGCACGCACGCTGGCGGCCTACCGACTGTTCCAGTATGAATCCGTCGAAGATCCGCGCAGCACTCTTCAGCGGCGCTGGATCCTGGAGGAAACCCTGCTGAGCGCCCCCTTTCCTCTGATCGGGCGCCTGTCCTTCTTTCCGGGCTGGCGCGAGCGCCTGCGCGTGCGGGCCGGGCTGGTGCTGGAAGATGGCGGACGCTACCTGCGCCAGAGTCATCTGGAACTGCTCTCCGATTCCGCCAACGAACGCCAGCTGCACCTGCAGTGGCGCATGCAGCGCGCAGGCCTGCTGCTGGCGCCGGGCCTGCGCTGGTTCAGCCATCGGGACTATGTCTGGGAACTGGACCAGGGCCAGCGCGAGCGCCTGCAACGCCGCGACCTGTTCCGCCGGGGGCCGGATCTGGAACTGGAGTGGATGCGTCAGGGGCTCAGTTCCAGCCTGACCCTGTTCGGCGAGCGCGTGGATGACAACGCGCGGCGCGACTGGAATCTCTGGGCCACCCTGAATCTGCGCCTTGAATTCTGACTCGTCGCGGGCGGGCTTTGCCTGTTCACCCGATTTGCCCGCAAGCTCAGGCTTCGTAAGTTCTGCGCCTGTTTTCACCCGTAGATGATCCGCACGTCCGCAGCCAGGAAATCCCAGATGAGCCAGCAGAAATCCAGCAGCCCGCGTCGCCTGAGCGTGCAGCACTTCGCCCGGAGCAAGCAGGAAGGCAACAAGATCGTGGTGCTCACGGCCTACGACGCCCTCTTCGCGCGCCTCGAGGACCAGGCCGGCGTCGATGCGATTCTGGTGGGCGACAGCGCGGGCATGGTGGTGGCCGGACACGAGACCACCCTGCCCGTGACCATGGAGCAGATGCTGTACCACGCGGCCTGTGTCACACGCGGTGTGAAGCGCGCCTTCGTGATCGTGGACATGCCCTTTCTCAGCGTGCAGATCTCGCGCGAACAGGCCCTGACCAACTGTGGCCGGATGCTGGCCGAAACGGGTGTGCAGGCGGTCAAGATCGAAGGCGGTGGAGCCATCGCGTCCACCATCGCCAGCATCGTGGACGCGGGCATTCCCGTGATGGGCCATCTGGGGCTGATTCCCCAGAGCATTCACAGTCTGGGCAGTTACCGCACACGGGGCACCGAGACCAGCGAGGCCGAGACCTTGCGCCACGACGCACTGGCCCTGCAGGATGCGGGCTGTTTCTCGCTTGTGCTGGAGAAGGTGGAACCGGGACTGGCCAGGGAAATCAGCGCCTCACTGCGGATCCCCACCATCGGCATCGGCAGCGGTGTGGACTGCGACGGCCAGGTGCTGGTGAACGTGGACATGCTGGGCCTGTTCGAAGAGTTCAAACCACGCTTCGTGCGTCAGTTCGCCCATCTGGCCGAGGATGTGCGCCGGGCCGTGGGAGACTACGCCACGGCCGTGCGTTCCGGCGAGTTTCCCGGGAAGGATGAAGTCTGATGAGCGACACTCCGCGTCTTCTGCGGACCCTGGACGAGATGCGCCTGCAGCGCGCGGGCTGGCATTCGGCGGGCCTGACCATTGGACTGGTGCCCACCATGGGTTTTCTGCACGAGGGACACCGTCGCCTGATGGAGCTGCTGCGGCCGCAGTGCGACAGGCTGGTGGTCTCGGTTTTCGTGAACCCCAGCCAGTTCGGCAAGGGCGAGGACCTGGCCAAGTACCCGCGTGATCTGGAACGTGACACAGCGCTGTGCGCCGGGGCCGGGGTGGACGTGATCTTTCACCCCGAGGCCGAGGAAGTCTACCCGGCGAGCTTTGACACCTGGATCGAACCGGGTCAGGCCGTGAAACATGCCTGCGGGCCCTGGCGCCCGGGGCATTTCCGCGGTGTGCTGACCATTGTCTGGCGACTGCTCAACTGGGTGCAACCTCATCACGCCATCTTCGGGCGCAAGGACGCCCAGCAGCTCTGGCTGATCCAGCGCATGGTCAAGGATCTGGAGATGCCGATCCAGATCCACGAAGGTCCGCTGGTGCGCGAGGCTGACGGCCTGGCCATGAGTTCGCGCAATACCTATCTGGATCCAAGGGAACGCCAGGCCGCCGGGGAGATCAACCGGCTGCTCAAGGCGGCCGCGAAGCGCACCATCGAGGGCGAACCTCTGGAAGCGATCCGCCAGGCCACCCTGCGCTCGCTTGCCGACCACCCCCTGCGGGCTCCCCAGTATCTGGAATTCATCGACTGGGAAAGCTTCACCCTGCGCAGCGACCGGCCGCTTTCGCGCCGCACGGCCCTGCTGACCGCCGTACAGGTAGGGCCGGCGCGCCTGATCGACAATGTCTTCATCCGTGGGGATGGCCACCTGGAGATCTAGTTGACCGAGCCCGGCCAAGGTGCGGGCCTGCCCTGCCGATGACACAGTGTCCGCCACAGCGGGCCGGACCATGAATCAAGCCACCGGGAGACGCACGTTGACACAGGAACTTTCCGTCATCATTCTGGCAGCGGGCAAGGGTACCCGCATGAAATCCGATCTGGCCAAGGTGCTGCACCCGGCCCTGGGGCGTCCCATGATCGACTGGGTCATCGACCAGGCCCGGGCCGCCGGCTCGTGCCGTACCGTGGTGGTGGTGGGCCATCAGCGCGAGGCGGTCATCGATGCGGTCAGCGCACGCGGGGTGGAATTCGCCGTGCAGGCCGAGCAGAAGGGCACGGGGCATGCCGTGCAGATGTGCGCACCGTCATTCGGCTCCGCCAGGGGAGATGTGCTGGTGCTGTCCGGGGATGTGCCTCTGCTGCGTGGCGAGACACTGGCCGACCTGCTCAGGGAGCATCGGGCCGCTGGCCGGCAGGCCACCGTGCTGACCGCACTTTTTGACGATCCCACCGGCTATGGCCGGGTCATCCGGGACGCCGACGGCGCCGTGCGGCGCATTGTGGAACACAAGGACGCCAGCGACGGCGAACGCGCGGTGAAGGAGATCAATTCGGGGATTTACGTCTTCGATATCTCCTTGTTGTTCCAGTACATAAAGAAGCTGGACAGCAACAACTCCCAGGGGGAACTTTACCTCACCGATGTGGTTCGTTTTCTGGTGGAAGACGGGCACTCCGTGGGCGCGGTGATCGCCGCCGACCCCAACGAAATCAACGGTGTCAACACCGTGGACCAACTGGCCGAAGTCGAAACCCTGCTCCGCGCCCGCCGCTGAATCTGAGTCATCAATCGACGATGTGACCGCACGAGCGGAGCTGCCCGCACTGAGCAGCTTTCCCGAAGAGCCCGCCCTTTTTCCCCCGCCCCCCGGCGGGGGCAAAAAGGGCGGAGCTGCCCGCACCACGAGGCATCGCCGAAGCGCCCGCCCTTTTTCCCCCGCCCGCCGGCGGGGGCAAAAGGGCGGAGCTGCCCGCACCGCGGGCAGCCAGTTGTCAGGGTGACGGGGCAATGTTTAATTGGCGCCACTGCCGCCGGCAATCATGTGGCAGGGACGCAGAGAGGGAGACGCACATGGGAACCACATGCCATCCACTGGCTTTGGCCGGGTTGGGAGTGCTGCTGGCCAGCTCCGCGGTTCTGGCGGGTGCACCCTATCGCGATGCGCCGTCCCGCACCGGCCTTTCGGGAATCGTGCTCAATCCGGGCACCTCGTTCAATCGGGGCATTTCTCCCCTGTTCGACCCTTCGCGCACCCAGTGGAGCCACAGCCTGAGCTACGGGATGGCCAGTGGCGGGGGCGGCAGCGTGGGGCAGGGACTGTTCATGAATTCAATGGACATGCGTCTGGGGCAGCGCACCGATTTCAAGTTGCACATGGGCGTGCTCAACACCACCTACAACAGCTACAATCCCGCGGCAACGGGCAGTGATCTGGTTGGAGGAGCCGAATTCATGTGGAGCCCGACCGACAATCTGCACCTCCAGGTCGGCGTGTTCCGCGGCATGGGCTCGCCCACGACACCCTGGTCGCCCTGGTCGGGATCCAGCGGCCTTGGATACAGTGGTTTTCGCGGCGGAGAATGACACACCGGAATTGCTGTCCATCCTCGTCTTGTCCTTGCCCGCCGTTCTGGCTCGTGCGGGCCCCGTTCAACAGAATCAATCCAACCGGCTGAGCGGCTTCTGGTCGCTCACTTTTTTGTGTGGGAGCCATGTCATTCAAGCGTGATGCCGATTCGGGAAACCCCACCGGTGCCAGTCGATCCCGTCAGGGGAATCACAACTTTCTGCTGATCCTGTGTACCACAAGTTGCCTGCTGAACACCCTGCTGCTTCTGCTGCTGCTGTTCCGTGGGCAGCCACCGCTGTCGGCGGCCCAGCAGGTAAGCCAGGAATCACAGCCGGTTCACGAAGCCCTCACGAGTGAGAGTTCCCCACCGGAACGTGCTGGCGAAACCGTGGCGGAGGCCGTGATCGACAGTGTGGGCGGGATTCCCGATTCGCTGCTGGCCGATCACGTGGACGCGCCCACCGAGTCCGTCGCGCTCGCGGAAACGCCCGCCCCGACGGTTGCACCACCGCCCGTGATCAAGCGCTCGAG contains:
- a CDS encoding pantoate--beta-alanine ligase → MSDTPRLLRTLDEMRLQRAGWHSAGLTIGLVPTMGFLHEGHRRLMELLRPQCDRLVVSVFVNPSQFGKGEDLAKYPRDLERDTALCAGAGVDVIFHPEAEEVYPASFDTWIEPGQAVKHACGPWRPGHFRGVLTIVWRLLNWVQPHHAIFGRKDAQQLWLIQRMVKDLEMPIQIHEGPLVREADGLAMSSRNTYLDPRERQAAGEINRLLKAAAKRTIEGEPLEAIRQATLRSLADHPLRAPQYLEFIDWESFTLRSDRPLSRRTALLTAVQVGPARLIDNVFIRGDGHLEI
- the panB gene encoding 3-methyl-2-oxobutanoate hydroxymethyltransferase, with amino-acid sequence MSQQKSSSPRRLSVQHFARSKQEGNKIVVLTAYDALFARLEDQAGVDAILVGDSAGMVVAGHETTLPVTMEQMLYHAACVTRGVKRAFVIVDMPFLSVQISREQALTNCGRMLAETGVQAVKIEGGGAIASTIASIVDAGIPVMGHLGLIPQSIHSLGSYRTRGTETSEAETLRHDALALQDAGCFSLVLEKVEPGLAREISASLRIPTIGIGSGVDCDGQVLVNVDMLGLFEEFKPRFVRQFAHLAEDVRRAVGDYATAVRSGEFPGKDEV
- a CDS encoding NTP transferase domain-containing protein; protein product: MNQATGRRTLTQELSVIILAAGKGTRMKSDLAKVLHPALGRPMIDWVIDQARAAGSCRTVVVVGHQREAVIDAVSARGVEFAVQAEQKGTGHAVQMCAPSFGSARGDVLVLSGDVPLLRGETLADLLREHRAAGRQATVLTALFDDPTGYGRVIRDADGAVRRIVEHKDASDGERAVKEINSGIYVFDISLLFQYIKKLDSNNSQGELYLTDVVRFLVEDGHSVGAVIAADPNEINGVNTVDQLAEVETLLRARR
- a CDS encoding LytR C-terminal domain-containing protein; its protein translation is MSFKRDADSGNPTGASRSRQGNHNFLLILCTTSCLLNTLLLLLLLFRGQPPLSAAQQVSQESQPVHEALTSESSPPERAGETVAEAVIDSVGGIPDSLLADHVDAPTESVALAETPAPTVAPPPVIKRSSIRIQVLNATNVSKLAARGGETLSRKGYDVRETGNSQRERGGNTRVYSRIQDTAAALQVASDLGLGSERVSLKPDRELVDVDVTVVIGVDHRTIGALGAGN
- a CDS encoding adenylosuccinate lyase, which encodes MNSPRDRFENPLTARYSSAEMSRIFSPDTKFRTWRKLWIALAESEQELGLEISTSQLEAMRATADEINYEVAEARERETRHDVMSHVHAWGLQCPEAAGIIHLGATSCFVGDNTDLLQMREGLLLLQRRLLGVIRRLAAFCATWADTPTLGYTHAQPAQPTTVGKRASLWLQDLMMDHEDLEQRLACLRFRGVKGTTGTQASFLTLFEGNEEKVRQLDERVARKMGFERLWRVTGQTYPRKEDARIMDWLAGLGRSAHRITNDLRLLQHLKEIEEPFEKHQIGSSAMAYKRNPMRSERISSLAKFMMALPAGLGATAATQWFERTLDDSAQKRIAIPEGFLAADAILLIFQNLFDGLVVYTGVIQKHLMAELPFMATETVLMESVKRGGDRQRLHEVIRRHSMATARRVKEEGGDNDLLERLANDPNIPFSLTDLTVMMNPRAFTGRAGNQVREFLAAEVQPLLDAHPEAAENDTVDLRV
- a CDS encoding septum formation initiator family protein, with product MNVLSPKYRWMLLAAVPLLAWLLLFDGGFLEQRGYHARLDSLQGLKLQLEGENERISGEINALRRKDPRLLEEEARKIGMVRPGDEVYYLVTDEDTTRLNDQRRGEPIPGPDQSGSSTDPPAEPR
- the eno gene encoding phosphopyruvate hydratase, giving the protein MFEIIDVHAREVLDSRGNPTIEVEVQLSGGAFGSTIVPSGASTGAYEAMELRDGNAKRYGGKGVSKAVYNVNELIAPAVLGMDASSQVELDHALIALDGTANKKKLGANALLGVSLASARAAADAAELPLYQYLGGVHAHVLPVPMMNVLNGGAHSDNNVDIQEYMIIPRGASSFSEALRMGAETFHSLKKVLQKKGYGTAVGDEGGYAPSLGSNTEPLDLIVAAIEGAGYEPGKDIFLALDCAASEFYNKRKKRYVLAGENKEYTSEQLVEFYAKLAKKYPILSIEDGMDESDWTGWKLLTDALGSRMQLVGDDLFVTNVTRLQMGLDKGVANSLLVKVNQIGTLTETLDAMSLAMRNRYTCVVSHRSGESEDTTIADLVVATNAGQIKTGSLSRTDRIAKYNQLLRIEEALGNAAVYYGSIWR